The genomic window CGTCACGTAGCTCAATCTGCCCCTCAAGAAGGGCAGGTTGAGCCCCTTTTTCACAAGCCCCGTTCTGATTCATGTATCTACCTCTACGGATTGTGGTAAAACAGAGTGTGTcaagcagagaaagagaagatcGGAAGGCAAAGCAAGGAGCAGTAGGAGGGGTGCAGAGGCCGGACCTGGCCGGGTAAGGACTTGAAAGAGTTCCAGTCTGAACTTGTTCCTGGTTTGCAGCACGGCGACACGGCACACCTGCAGGAAGAGATGACACAGCTCGATTGCACAAGAGAGATTtgagtagtaaaaaaaaactcatcgGATGCACAATGAGGTCAAAGGATTTAGCGGTCATTCATTGGCTCTTCggccttgttgttgttgctggtaGAGGAAACATGCGACTCAATACCTGGTGACACTTTGAATGAACTTCTTCTCATCTTGATCCAGACACACGGAAAAAGCCGCCCCATcttctccgctgctgtgcacctGCACCCGATCCACCCTCGCCTCTGTCATGGCGATGTGCTGCCGAACCAGGAAGACGTGTGAGGACCGGGGTTCTGACAGAGCAGGTGTGTCTGATTCTTTTTGAAACCTGTTCAACCAACCCTCACCTGGTTGAAGCTCTTTTTAGACTTGGAGCTCTGCCTCTTCAGGACTTCTTTCATAATCAGCTGCAGACTTTCTGTTCTTGAATCTGGACAAACAAAGATTTGGTAAGAAATCGGCAGCGGCTGACTGACTATCGCTGCAACGCCGCCACTCACGCTGCAGCTCAGGCATCCTGCAGGCCTTGTGAAGATTTACTGATGTGCAAACCGTGTCTGTTTGGATCCACTGACTTCTCCCGCTTACGGCCACCTGTGATTGGTTGCAGAAGGACCGAATGTTGAAACAGCTCTGGGTTATTGTTTCTATTGGATGTGGGCGTGTTCGTTTTACCTTGTTATAGGCAACACTTAGTGTTAAAGGGACAGCCTCCCGTTCTCCTTCTATTCCAAACCTTTTGCTGGCAGAACCTAAAGTAGGAAGTACAAGTTGCAGTATAAACATAGCAtccgcacgtgtgtgtgtgtgtgtgccagaatGCGACTCACCCATTGCTTTGACAGCCCTTGCACCAGCCGTGTGCCCGAGCTCCAGAGAGTGAATAAatacctccttcctcctctctcctccagccaGGGTCAGCTGTGTGGAAGAAGAACTTAAATAAAATACTACAGCTTAAGATCCTGATCAGTTCTCAAATTGTAAACACTGTAGATTGTTCTCTATGGAATCTAAACGTGCCGCTTCGTCTCATTGCGCATGGCTGAACATAATGAAGCGCGAGCAACGAGCGCACCACCTCGGGTGACCTTTGAAAAGTCTCCATGAACGCAACGGTTCATGCTCCGTCCACACTGGTCTGTCCTGCagggaggaccccccccccccacacacacacagacacggcaGAACATATAAAGCTCCTCTCAGatataggaatcgaacccagagaCGTAATGTAAATCACAAGCACGTTTTTGTTTGGGCCAAAGTTTTGGTAAGGGTGAAGCACGAGCTACGTAATGTCCCCAAAACTGTacaagtgtctgtgtgtgtgtgtgcgtgcgtcacCTCGGCCTGGTACAGCTGCACCAGAACGGGCCTCTCTGCATGTCTGCAGTAATACAGCACCAGGTCAGCCAGCAGGGAGACTCTGTCCATGCTGCCACTGCTGACATCACCGCAGTCCCTGCCGCCAGCCTGGGTGTGGGAATGTTATGCTtattatatttcaataattaacacagttataacaccagttacttgcctacaaaaaatatatttgatttcTAGGGAGCATGCACAAATAACGTTTTTCAGTAAATATTACAATATGTTGTATAAAAGTATCTTAAAGTGCTGATTTATTCAGTTATATGTGAGGCGGGTaaagctgatgatgtcactgaccaTCTGGCAAAGGACAAGAGAAGACAGGCTGAGCAGGCTGAGGACGTTCCTCTCGTACCAGGGGTCTGCTGCACCCAGCAGGTGGGCGATATCAGTCGTGCTGTCCTCCAGCATGACGCCATTTGGCTCCTGTcagaatagaaaatagaaatacCACGTCCCTACAGTTCATAATTAGCAGCCAAAAACACTGTCTGTGGAATTTTCCTTACAAATGATAGGTTGTACGCAATGGCTTTATTTACACTTCTgctatttataacatgaattaTAAGCAATTTATTAGCAGTATTAGAGCAGCTACCAGGAAATCTACAATAAACGCGTTTCATAATGCCGAAGTTTAGCAAGTTCAGCATCCTAAAATTAGTTTACaataacatgtttgtttttaacagtgGGCTAACTTTATTTCAGGCCATCGTAATATCagataaaaatattaaataacaatTATTGACTATGTAACGTCTATAAGCTATAAAATATTTCTAGACAACCCCCATTAATGCTTTAGAACGGAGTCATAAGGCCTCAGTAAGTGCAATTAATTTATTGAGCATTAATTAACCCTTTATTACAACTTGTGCATCAAGGATAAGCTGAGGCTGTAGGTTCTCACCCCAGAGACAGCAGCTTTATTTGAACCTGCCATTTGCTTTCCGGTCCGTGTGTGTCCTGCTTGCTGGCCTCCTACTGTTGTCCTCTTGACGGGAACAAAGTAAAACTGCAGTTTGCACGTCTTGGTGAGTTGTGGACAttgactttctttctgctgcaggtcacaGTAAGCCCTGGCCAGCCTTCCAACCTCTCTGTCACCTCCGAAGACAACCAGTTTGACCAGGGTAGGCACCGCCACCACATCGTCTTCATCGCAGCTCAGTATCGGCTTTCTCCGAATGCACACGTACTTCTCGGGGGGACATGGATCCGAGGGGGCCTGTAGGGGAGGAGTCTGCCGGCACAGAGACCTGGAATGTTTGAGCTCCGACCGAGATCCTTGCAAGTCTTTGGAAACATCCCCTTGGGAACCTACACTCTGAACACGGCGGCAAAAATCTGGGCTGCCAGGAGTCTTGAAAAGCAAGTATCCTAAGAAGGATTGAGATTTCTTTTTGGGTTTCTTCCTCGGCTTCGGTTGTCGATCTGGTCCTTCTTCTGTGTCCTCGGGCGTTATGTCCTCACTGAAGTCACTCTCCACACCTGAAGAGCCAGATGGTGTGGACACCACAgaccagctggaggagaaggagtaGCTGGAGTCcctcgaggaagaggaggcggtaGAGATACGATGGCTTTGAATATCATCGCCTAGTTTGTTGCCCTCTACGTCATCTTCCTCGTCCACACTGGTCTCATTGTCATCCCCATCCAATCCTGTCTTGTGGAAACAGTCTGCAGGTGAGTTCAGGTCAGACTCGTTGGTTAGAATGTCATTCAGAAAATCTGCATGcatgggagaaagaaaaacggAGAGTGGTTGATTATTATAAATGACGCATGTTTTTGGAACGCTATCCGGGAAAATGAGGTAATTACCGAAGTCGTTGCTTTTCCAGGAGCACGTGTGACATTTGGGGAGAGGCGGCATGAAATTCTCAACAGCTCCTGATGAGAGGagttgatgatgaagaagatgaagcagGATCATCAGCAAGCAGGAAACGACTCGTAATCCTAATTACAACAATCTGGATATGGAATGTTGTCTGTAATCAACGTGGGGATTAACGACATGTCGAAGCCAACAGCCCTTTGCTCTGTGGTCCCGTTCTGGCACCCCCCGTGGCCATTGTGGGTACTTCTGTGATGTTTTCAGTCTCACCAGCATCCGGGCCGCCATCGGCAGGAACCGGAGCACCGAGGCTTTCTCTGAGCCTCTCCATGCTGCGTGTTAGACCTTGTCTAGCTGACTTGAGATCTGCCGTCAAAGCTGCCGTCTCCATGTGGACAGCCACCGCCTCCGtgagctgctccagctcctctggaCTCTTTGCCTGCAAGGATATGAGGAGGTTTGCTCGAGGGGGACAACGCAGGAAGGTATAAAGAGGAACTGTGCATGGAAAGAGTTTGGACATGAGACATGGTGCTCAGTCACCTGCAGGACGGTCCGGAGAGCCCGCGGGTCCAGTTCGGTGCCCAGAGCGGCCTGAAGGCCGTGCAGGATGAGGGTGACGGCGATGTCTCGGCTGGAGCGCCGGGCGCTGCTCAGCTGCTCGGAGATGTTTTGGACCTCAGGAGGGACGCCATCATCCGAACTCAGCAGCAGAACCGTACTGATGACACGAGCACACGCTTATAGAACCAGCAGCAACTATTCAGGAGTCAATTCAAACTGAGGATTTAGTCTTTGAAGAGCAATGAAggattttcattttgtatttttttttacgatcAACACATTTAGCAGGTTTTGGAGGCATCTTTAAGAGCTAGAGTCAAACATACGGCTGAACTTACATGGTTCTACCGCTGTTGATCGCAGGGGAAACACTTTGCTCTGACCTTACCAGTCTTTGGAAGGAAATACCTAAAATATACCGGtataagcaaataaaaatacatgtcAGGGCTCAAGCTACAACGTCAGTTGCCTCATTGTGCTGATATATCCTTTAATGACTGGCACAAAGCAGGGAGGTCAGAATGGACACGCGTGTCATTACAGAACCGGCGCGCTTCCGTGCTACCTGGCGCTCTGAGCTCCTGCTGGAGGATTTTCAGCAGACGCTTGCTGGCAGAGCAGCAAGGTTCAGGCCAGGCCAGGAAACCATGGAACAACACGTAGGCCTCCTGCAGCACCTCGCAGTCTGGAGCCACGTGAGGAGCCTCGAGGGACGGAAGGAGAGACAAACTAAACGGATGAAATAGAAGCTTCTACAAATGTGCCCTGCACTCGTGATAAAAGTCTGCCCACTCACTGTTAGGAGTGTGGAAGAGAACAGGAGGGTGAGCGGCACCACCAGTTCATACCTGCACTGCTCAGCCAcctgagaaaagagaaaaagccAAAGTGAGCTCAGCGCGTTTCATCACGTCCGGATGTTCATAGTCCATTTCCAGCTCTTCACCTGCTTTGTTTTCCGCAGTATCTTCTGCAGAAGGATGAGGAAGTTGTGCGGATCCCTCTTCACAAGTTCCTCCAAACACCAACGGTTGATGCAGAGGCCAGCTagtcagaaagacagacagacacacacacacacacacacacacacacacacacacacacacacgtcccgcTCCAGATGCTTGCTTCTCCTTTTAGCTTTCGCGATGCTGACACAACAAGCAGGTCAATATGCCGTGAGGCGCCGGATGAATGGCTTTAGACGCGTTGCCAAAGTCATGAATCACATTGCAGCAGTTAAGCATTTCAAAACTGATTTGGCAACCACGATGCACTTTGCGTGTCATTTCCCATTTGCCTCGCTAAGACGGACAACATGTTGCTGTTTCTGCATCGTGTCAACATTTAAAAGCGGTTGGTCTCACCGTTCCAGACTTTCTTGTCAGGGCAGCCGAGGCCGAGGTCGCAGAGGCATCGCTCGAGGACGTGCTGGATGCGATCTTCGGTGCATGAACTCTGCTCCATCTTCTGCGTCCAGCATGAACCACCAGGAGGTCCAGACAGGTGGGGAGAGCCCCGCCCTCGGATTGTGTTCTGGTAAACCAAGGCGGTGGATTCCTGTAACTCTCGTCAAATTCTAACATCTCCTTTTGTTCCCTTCCAGAGACGTCACATCAGGGGAATACAgcccgctccccccccccccagcagtgacTCACAGGCTGCAGGACGGGGCGGAGATCAGCCGCAGACGCAGCTTCGACTTTTTCATTCTTGAAATCAGCTGCTGACACCAGATTTCTAATGACTCATAAGTGGGATGGAAATAATGTCCCAAAAGGACAACTTCCCGTTTGATCCCCGTCGGCCCTCGTCATTAACAAGGATTAAAGTTTATTTTAGAGATGATAAAATAGTcttttatgaaatgaaataatgtcTAAATTGACAGTTACAGATTTCAGACAGCCTGTTTGTCGCCACTGCTTTGAAAAGGGACAATTCCAATCCGAATGTTTCCCTTGGAGCTCTTATTTTTGGCATCCAGGATGTTGATGTTGATTACGGAAGCTCGACCTGTGCCCAGCTGTGTAGACGCACTCCATCCACTGTCAGTGCTGCTGAATAGCGTGAAGTGAAACGGCCGGAAATcacctgcgcccccccccccccccccctccaaacagGAAAGGGGCCCCCAAGCAAACGATGGGAATTAACTATAGTTCTGTCTCTAAATCACATTCCGTTTGGAATCACTGTAATAGAGCGGCCTGGGAAAGAAAGAAGGTTTGTCTGACGGCAAGGAAGCTTTCACTGAGAGTTCTTTTTCCAGGAGATTAAACCAGTGCCTGCGTGTTTCAACGGGGCATCGGACGCTTGACCCCGGAGCTCTGCAGCCTCTCTTGAGGAAGCAGGTGTTAATCCATTGTGCTGCTTGTTGCCAGGCGCTCCTacacaaactgtaaaaaaatTTTTGATTCCTCTATTTTGGTAAAAACGCCAGAAAGATACTTTTCAGCGCTTAATCTGCTCGATAAAAGCTGCTTAGTTGCGTTCTTAACAATTCTCTGCcttgaaaagaggaagaggaacttCTGCAGAGCTTCAATAACATTTTCCAGTTAGAGGATGATTCCATACTGAACAGAGAATGCAAAATGATGTGAAGAGGGACTCACTCAGACACCCACGGGTGTCCTGTCAGCATGCTGACAAGACAACCAGGGGACAACGAGAGTCTTACCTGTACCTGCAGCTCTCGTGTCCTCGCTCATCCCATCAGCAGCCGCTGGAGCACGTTGGAGGGAAGAAGCGAAGAGACCACATCCTCCActgctggtgcatttcaaacAATGATCATACGCGGCTACACGGCGGGGAGAGCGTGCGCTGCTGAACAGGAACTGAGTGTTCATGACATGCTTTACCATTCTAATGAGGTGGAGGCTTTTTCTTGTGAAAAGCCACCTCCAGTTCCACCTCCAGTTCTTGTGAAACACAGGCAGAACATGTCAACTCCACACAGCTTCTCACGTGGATTTGAACCCCTGACCTTTTTCCTGCAAGGCAGCAGCTCTACCCACACGTCTCTTTTTATTCTGGCTGATATACAGACACAGATTCAagcgaggtgtgtgtgttaataaCACATCAAACCACATGGGGGCAGCACCGAGTCGCAGGATGGAGCAGTTCTtcaaatatttctttaaatatcaACCTcttgggcagcatggtggcgcagtggatagtgctgttCCCTCAGAGCAAAACgggtatgttctccccgtgtctgcgtgggcttgCTGGCTTCCgcccaccaccaaaaataaattacctggttaaataaaggttaaataaataacccgATTCCCACAGAACATCTCCTCAGGATGTATCCCCCTTTCTCTGCTCCCCTTGGGTTCACGGCATCAAACAGAATAGAGTAATTATTTATTCTGACAAGTTGACCTTACACCTTTTTCCTTGTTCTTTCTGGTTGCTTTAAcgttcacttttctttttacatttcgtGCATGCATGAATGCATGAGACAAATAAACGAGTTATACACCAAATCACACAAAACCAATTACAGAACAgaacatgtaaaaaataaagattcttATTGTTGGGACGCGTGCGTCATCGCGTTTGTAACTTGTGGTGCGGATGATATTCCGGGAGATGGCGCCGCTCCCCTTCCGTCCGCAGAGACGCGCTGAgggctcctctcctccagaaaccagcggagcccccccccccccccagggacagACCGGGACAGAGGTGGGCGGAGGTGTTCCTGAGTGGACAGACAAGAGAGGGAGACGCAGAGCCAGCTGGGCTTCTGCCatatcttattttttatttaggcTGATCCAGTCTCTGGAAAGCCGGATAGATTGTTCCACAAACTCTCCGGAGTTGTTGCTTCACGCAAAGAGTGAGCAACTCATCCGGATGCTCAGTGCTGGGTGGAGTTTCCTCTGCCTCAGATCAGAGCATCATTTATTGTGACTGTTCTTGGTCTTTCTTAAACCTCTGCCATCATTGATCCCTTTGCGCTTTTATATCTGTGCCATTTGCATTTCAGCACGAGAGTCCCTGCTGCGCGCGGATTACAATGCAAAGGCTTCTGGAGCTTTGGCTCACCTTGGTGACACTTTCTGCGCTCACCGGGGGGGCCTTTGGAGGATACGGGCTCAGCATGTTCGCCGCGCAGTCTTCCCCTCCCGATCCGTGCTACGACGAGAACGGCAACCCTCGGAGGTGCATCCCGGACTTCGTCAACTCCGCGTTCGGGAAGGACGTGCGCGTCTCCAGCACCTGCGGGAACCCCGCGGCCAGATACTGCGTGGTGACCgaaaagggagaggagaggacgcgGGACTGTCACACGTGCGACGCCGGCGACCCCAAGAAGTCTCACCCGCCCGCGTACCTGACGGACCTGAACAACCCGCACAACCTCACCTGCTGGCAGTCGGAGAACTTCGTGCAGCACCCGCAGAACGCAACGCTCACCTTGTCGCTGGGCAAGAAGTTCGAGGTCACCTACGTGAGCCTGCAGTTCTGCTCGCCTCGACCCGAGTCCATGGCGATCTACAAATCCATGGACTACGGCAAGTCGTGGGTGCCGTTCCAGTATTACTCCACGCAGTGCAAGAAGATGTACAACCGGCAGAATAAGGCGGCGATCACCAAGCAGAACGAGCAGGAGGCCATCTGCACGGACTCCCACACCGACATGCACCCGCTGACCGGCGGGCTCATCGCCTTCAGCACGCTGGACGGCAGGCCGTCGGCGCACGACTTCGACAACTCCCCCGTGCTGCAGGACTGGGTGACGGCCACGGACGTCAAGGTGATCTTCAGCCGGCTCCACACGTTCGGGGACGAGAACGAGGACGACTCGGAGCTGGCCAGGGACTCGTACTTTTACGCCGTGTCGGACCTGCAGGTGGGAGGAAGGTGCAAGTGCAACGGACACGCGTCCAAGTGCGTAAAGGACAGAGAAGGGAATCTGGTGTGCGAGTGCAAACACAACACGGCGGGACCGGAGTGCGACAGGTGCAAACCGTTCCACTACGACCGGCCCTGGCAGCGCGCCACGGCGAGAGAAGCCAACGAGTGTGTCGGTAGGTCAACCTCTCCTTTCAAGGTCACCCCGTCACGGGTTCACGCACAATGCGCGCGTTTATTCGTTCCTGTAAATTGAATTCCGTTTTGCACCGACAAGGAAACGCAGAAACTCCCAGTCTGAGAATATAATTTTGGTCTGAAGAGATATTTAAAGAAATTTGCGGTGATTCGATCTTAAACTTGGTTATAATTAATTCTACTAAGGACAAATTAATTTGAAACAAAGCGGTATAAATACGGTCATGAGCTTCAGGGCTAAATAGGCTTCAGGTTGATTCAACGCAGCAGAATTCGTTAAATTAATCCTTTGAAGTGATTTAAATTGGTAAAATTAATAGTTCTGAACTCAAACTGTCTTTGCTGATCTATTATCGAACTTTTATAAAACAAACTTTACAATTCTAACACAGAAAGAGTGAAAATTCACCTCGAACACATGATCTAACACAACACTAATAATAGTTTAGACCAAACTTATAAGAAATAGCTTAAATAAATCCAATTATTCCATCTTTTttagatgttgtttttttattcttaaaaatCAATCTTAAACTTTTCTCAAGATGTAATTcgcgattctttttttttaatattaagtTTCAAATTCATCAAcaccaaaataacaaaaagaacaGGAAGCATTTTGACAAAGTGCGCCTGCATGCAACGAATGCGTAATTGCGCGTCGACCTGTTCCGAGCGCACAGCCGAGGAGACCCGGCATGCGGAGACAGACTGCTGAGACGTGCTGCGGTTCTGTAAACAGCTGCGCTTACAGATCAGGTGGGCGATTAAGGCGCTTTTATTGACGTTTTTTGGCACGTAGAATATAAACTGCTATTTTACAGCCTGTAAACGATTCAGAAAGGAGGACAAAGCCAGAGCTGCAGTTTAAAAGGCGGCAGCGAGTGTATTTCTTGTGATGCTATTTTCAACAGCGCAGGGGGGGCTTGCATCAACagatcaagcccccccccccccccccccccccccccaacagtggGTGATTTGCTCAACCAGACAGAACAAGT from Brachionichthys hirsutus isolate HB-005 chromosome 16, CSIRO-AGI_Bhir_v1, whole genome shotgun sequence includes these protein-coding regions:
- the ntn1b gene encoding netrin-1b: MLSAGWSFLCLRSDPCCARITMQRLLELWLTLVTLSALTGGAFGGYGLSMFAAQSSPPDPCYDENGNPRRCIPDFVNSAFGKDVRVSSTCGNPAARYCVVTEKGEERTRDCHTCDAGDPKKSHPPAYLTDLNNPHNLTCWQSENFVQHPQNATLTLSLGKKFEVTYVSLQFCSPRPESMAIYKSMDYGKSWVPFQYYSTQCKKMYNRQNKAAITKQNEQEAICTDSHTDMHPLTGGLIAFSTLDGRPSAHDFDNSPVLQDWVTATDVKVIFSRLHTFGDENEDDSELARDSYFYAVSDLQVGGRCKCNGHASKCVKDREGNLVCECKHNTAGPECDRCKPFHYDRPWQRATAREANECVACHCNLHARRCRFNMELYKLSGRRSGGVCLNCRHNTAGRHCHYCKEGYYRDMTKTISHRRACKACDCHPVGAAGKTCNQTTGQCPCKDGVTGITCNRCAKGYQQSRSPIAPCIKIPLASPTATYSSYEEPSDCESHCKASKGKMKITMKKYCKKDYAVQVHVLKGDKAGEWWKFTVNIISIYKQGEHRIRRGDQLLWVRAKDVACKCPKIKPGRKYLLLGTDDDSPGQSGVVADKGSLLIPWKDLWGRRLRKFQQRDKRGKC
- the LOC137905526 gene encoding phosphoinositide 3-kinase regulatory subunit 5-like; amino-acid sequence: MAEAQLALRLPLLSVHSGTPPPTSVPKMEQSSCTEDRIQHVLERCLCDLGLGCPDKKVWNAGLCINRWCLEELVKRDPHNFLILLQKILRKTKQVAEQCRYELVVPLTLLFSSTLLTAPHVAPDCEVLQEAYVLFHGFLAWPEPCCSASKRLLKILQQELRAPGISFQRLVRSEQSVSPAINSGRTITVLLLSSDDGVPPEVQNISEQLSSARRSSRDIAVTLILHGLQAALGTELDPRALRTVLQAKSPEELEQLTEAVAVHMETAALTADLKSARQGLTRSMERLRESLGAPVPADGGPDAGAVENFMPPLPKCHTCSWKSNDFDFLNDILTNESDLNSPADCFHKTGLDGDDNETSVDEEDDVEGNKLGDDIQSHRISTASSSSRDSSYSFSSSWSVVSTPSGSSGVESDFSEDITPEDTEEGPDRQPKPRKKPKKKSQSFLGYLLFKTPGSPDFCRRVQSVGSQGDVSKDLQGSRSELKHSRSLCRQTPPLQAPSDPCPPEKYVCIRRKPILSCDEDDVVAVPTLVKLVVFGGDREVGRLARAYCDLQQKESQCPQLTKTCKLQFYFVPVKRTTVGGQQAGHTRTGKQMAGSNKAAVSGEPNGVMLEDSTTDIAHLLGAADPWYERNVLSLLSLSSLVLCQMAGGRDCGDVSSGSMDRVSLLADLVLYYCRHAERPVLVQLYQAELTLAGGERRKEVFIHSLELGHTAGARAVKAMGSASKRFGIEGEREAVPLTLSVAYNKVAVSGRSQWIQTDTVCTSVNLHKACRMPELQHSRTESLQLIMKEVLKRQSSKSKKSFNQHIAMTEARVDRVQVHSSGEDGAAFSVCLDQDEKKFIQSVTRCAVSPCCKPGTSSDWNSFKSLPGQVRPLHPSYCSLLCLPIFSFSA